AGTACAGAAACATCGCTTCCATAAAtggacacaacacacacatgttttttgttttaaatgtaaaatatttttcttgttttaaacCCTTTGAAGGTAAATGGGGAGATAGATCATAGACAACAAAAAAAGCgctatgtattttttaattttaattaaacatTTCGTCCTCAGATCTTTTGTGAAATTGCTTCATTTATAGCTCTTAAGAAGAATTCAGAGCAAAGTGGTTTGTTTCATACCCACTGCTTCACTGAATGTTTTCGTTTTATTTAAGTCTTCATCCGGAGGAAGGTCGTTTAGAGGACACgcaacatgtttgttttttttccgtgAATGTTATACATTATACACAATATAGTCGTAGGTTTTAGGTCTATAGGCTTATTAGTTTTCAGTGAAAATTCATAAGTCACCAAAGCATCTGTTATGTTGAGGCATTGATTCtattgaataaaacattttttgataaGAGAATTATTTTTGGCATTTATGTGTTTGCAAATATGTCTTATTAGATATtggataacattttttttagggctgtcaattaaaatatttaatgtggttaatcgcaaattaatcactatttttcagaatgtttttcagacttttttcctttttttttttttttttttacctttttcaggcattgtttaaactttattttacagcatttttcaaacttttttttcagaaattctttccagatttttttcagacttttcttgggacattttttagacttttttttttttacagacatttttttagtctttttttttcaaacatttttccaacttttttttgggacatttttcagacttttttcttttttttttttttacctttttcagacattgtttagactttattttccactatttttcaaacatttttttcggacatttttcagtcttttcttgggacattttcagacttttttttttttacggacatttatttagtcttttttttccaacatttttccagtaatttttccagacttttttcagacttttttcaaactttttcttgggacattttcagactctttttttttcaaacttttttttttttatttttttttactttttcagacattgtttagacttttgttttccaacatttttcaaacttttgttttccagacatttttcagacttttttttcagacttttttcagatttctttttatggaaattttttcctttttttttttttttttttttttttttacctttttcagacattgtttagactttggtttttcaaacttttttttaaacttttttttcagacttttttcagatttatttttatggaaattttttccagactttttttattattttttttacttttttcagaaattgtttagacttttgttttccaacatttttcaaacttttttttcaaactttttttcaaacttttttttcaaacttatattcagacttttttttccagacatttttcagatttttttcagatttctttttatggaaattttttcggacatttttttagtcttagtctttttttcagacttttcttgggacatttttcagacatttttttagacttttttttcaaactttttttttttttacagacatttttttagtctttttttcccaacatttttacatctttttgtttcccagacttttttcagacttttttttcaaactttttttttttccagtcatttttttccagaattttttcagtctttttcttgggacattttcagacttttttttttttacggacatttatttagtcttttttttccaacatttttccatctttttttcccagtaatttttccagacttttttccaacttttttttgggacatttttcagacttttcttgggacattttacacaaactttcTGCTGTTACTGCGTTTATgctcgtgtctagaagggaacccacgagttggggaaactcttgcgagatggttaggataggtcgtcaggcagcgagtctcgcaagagtttttgcataTCAGATTTCACagtttgcgggttaccttctagacacaactgttcactatttgggtcaATTGTGCAGTTTATTAGTTATTCTGACTGTTATTGTTGtgcattgaatataatttgAAATATCCATGAAATGttacttagtcaggggtcgtcagtttactcccTTAAGGAATAAGGTTGGGGCAGTAAAACACCTTTTATTATTAGAGGAAAACATTGAGTATCTGTGTTCACTGTTGACCTGCAGATGTCACTGTGGCGTTCTGCACATCAGCAGCTTGACTGAAAGCAAGACACAACACACTATACTCAGCTGAAGACACACTGATGTAATTGCCAAGATATACAGATATGTTTGCTTGAATATTGAGTTATTTGTAATATGTGCAGTTAGTTTTGCACTAAATGCACATTTGTCTTGTATAAAGAAGAAAAATTTAGACGGGGAAACAGTTTTCAACACAACACCGACTGCAgggctccgtatgtagatataaacgggtGGTGTTGCTCAATGTTCCTGACGCTTCCCGCTGaatccccctctctctgtctgtctattctcccacaatgcaacctGCCCTCACAGAGCATACAGATATGACTTCATGACATAAGCACCGGAAAATTGTTAAGAGGGCCCTCAGAGATAAGATGGTTAAAAGGAGACTTTGCAGTTGGGAAACTGCGTCAAAAGCGGCCTCACCTTGACCTTGTGTGTTGTGTACAACTgagattaaccctctgagacccgcaatagacctgtttttgtctcttttaggggggtacagggggtctttagggcgAGATAGCAgatcagcagtagatgtcacatagaagtggtgtacatcatctgaaagctgagaacctgaagattaatttaagatgcagctcagcactgtgtgtcaaattattCTAGGCATTaatcataaataaacattaattaattaattaattaattaaaataaatatgaaagtgtatcagggtttagaacattgtatgatgctctattatgtctcatatgttgttgcagcaatgtttgggttgataccatttgttacacagatttgatgctaaatttaaccattttttaccactcgagaattgataaaagtgATCAATaacccctccaaaataccacattaagacaccaagaccttgaggaacaccatagaaaaagccatgctgtgatttggtatcaaaaacttttgacatttggagatttctgcaagaattgcatatTTCAGCGATTGGATAGCGAgctcttctgttgtgtaaactgctcagaaacccccttattgtcatctagctaggaaagccatccatcctctgaatgctctaggtctgaagtttgtgactgtaaagtttcatgaggctgtgattatcctagaggtcaccacaggtcattttatacagtgaggtcaaataaaaaaaaaaatggtctcaccacaatgaaatggctactatggggactaacatcatcacacatgaatacagttgggcgaaaataacacatttatactgcatattttttgtcccaaactgcatgtgattatcataaagtgggcatgtttgtaaaggggagactcgtgggtacccatagaacccatttacattcacatatcttgaggtcagaggtcaagggacccctttgaaaatgaccatgccagttttgcctcgccaaaatttaacctaagtttggagcattatttaacctccttcacgacaagcttgtatgacatggttggtaccgatggattcatcaggtttttctagtttcatatgatgccattatcttcactctagctttaaaactgaacctatgATCGCTCATACTATTCCTACTTTTTTATCACTACCCCAGTGACTTTAAGTGACGCATAATTGCTGTCGTTTTATAATCTAATTATCAGCGTGGCAGAGGTGTGTCTGTCACCTCAATCCTGCTGATGTCAGTACCACACACCCTTTGATATGTCGCCTGAACAATGTACCGCTTTTAGagccttaaaggggacacaCGTGTTGTCTGCAACGCATTCTGACCCTTGACCCGGCGTGTCTTTTCTGAAAGCTCGTGGTGAACGGCTGTGTCACTATGTGGGACTGCCGAGTGAAGCGAGCGTGCTCGGGTTAATATTTGATGGTTGTTCCTGCCGGAGAATTAATCAGTATCAGTCTGAGACATTCAGGGAAACCCGACAGGGGAGCTACTAAAAATAAGCACAAGTCTTTACAGAAAGGAAGTGGTtataaaaaactgtttttattccATCATTTATGCATCATTGAGCCGAAAAAGCACTAACTTGTATAAAAATCTTTTCTTACATGTGTATACtgacattaaaggggacatatcgtgcttattttcaggttcatacttgcattttgggtttctacgagaacatgtgtacatgctttaatgttgaaaaaacacattatttatctcatactgtctgtctgaatatacctgtattcactctctgtctgaaatgctctgttttaagcgcctgtctctttaagaaaagcccagtctgctctgattggcttgtgagaaaaatatggtgcacctttgcaaaggtagttctcaagtcgtgggcgatatattcgaatgagcctgcatgtgataTAGGAAGgagagccaaatctgaatggcttgttgaatcccactttttctgatctaggcacaTTATAAACCTCAACCTCAACCTCAACCTGTCCGGATGATGATGTAGGTGGCATTTGGCTTACAGATCTGAAGTCATACCTACCCGTTTGTAAACATCAGCCTCCAAAGATTAACATATAATGCTCCACGATTCCctatatttccccaaatgtcgAACCACAGTACATATTCCTTAAAGGAACCGATATCCAGGCCAGCACAATAACCTCAGGGACATTATCCAAAACATCTAAATGTCTTTGTGAAGAAACAAACCCGACTAGATACAGAAAATTAAACTAATAATTGACTTTAAACTACAAGTTGAGTCTGAATCACAAGTTCTtgactcctctctctccgttgCAGATCCGGCAGAGCGCCCAGGGAACCAGAGCGGTCGGGATTAAAGGTGCAACTGCACTTTTACCAAAAGACAGGAAATAGAAAGTCATAAGATTTTCAGAAGAAAATGTCCATCcgtccagcagctgcagcaggaatAAGGAGACAACAATACATCCCATCTTGAAACTGGAGCTTGTTTTCTCGGTCTTGGTCTCGGCGTAGAGTGGCGAGTGCAGGCCCAGGCCGAGGCCGAACAGGGTGCCCATGTTACGCAGGAGGCTGGCGAACGGCGTGGAGTCCAGGTGGACCCACTCGGGCTTCACGCACCACTTCTGGGCTTTCTCCAGAGTCCACAGCAGGTCCACACCCACAGCTTTCAGGATGAGGTAGAAGCCGACGGCGAAGGAGGTCAAGAACAGAGTCGTGTAGAAGTATCTCTTCATGCTGGCGTTGTAGATGGACGTCATCTTCGAGACGACCTCAGCAACAAGTACACCTACAAAAACAGAGAAGGAGGGTCCATCACACAGAGGACCAGAAGAGCTTTTAGGTGAGTACTGGTTTTATTGCACTCTGACCACTTCCCTAATATTATATGTATGATAATAGAAGCCAAATATGACACAAATCTCCACTTTCATCACTACAAAATGTATAAATCTTGACTTATTTAGGCAGACTGACCTGTTATGACTCCAGCAACGACCTGGTGTGGGAAGTGGGCCGCCATGTAGACCCTGGACATGCAGACCAGCAGCTCCACCAGGCCCATTAACAACCACAGGCCTACCTGCAAGAATCTGACAGAGAGGGaataagataaaaacatttgagattttgggctattttgcttccataacatgtcttcttttagactagtggaaaaaaaaacatacaaaatacacattcaggtgtttattttactactttgtctatctgcgtctgtagatttctcctaaattcaccaaaagttagaaTTAGATAaggcctcatttgcatatttaaacaacttgtaatacaataaataattgtcttaatgtaagtaattaactggggaagtttcatagtgatatctattagttcatttttcttttacccTATTCAGTGTATTACCACAGACTCACTTGTATAGTAAAAGGGGGCATCGCTTCTCTGTTGCAACAGCGAGTAGCGCCGTTATCATCACGTACCAGACGCCAGCTGCACCCATAGCGTGACCTGATGGGCTTCCTGCAAGGAAGAGGTGAGATGCAATTATGTATTACTTAATAAGCTGTTagctgaatattatattccatttctactaatagatcccctgaaatacaacacactgttcctttaagtgctgtacttgagtaaatggaCTTAGTGTAACTAAGTATATATATGCAGACAGAAAAGAAACCAAGATAATGCAATCACTAAACCATTCACCAGAAAGGAGACATTGTGCAATCCAAACTACAAACCCCTTTACACAtgttaaaagataaaaatcactaCAAAAGGTCAAAAGTTGTGGAGTTTATGACCTCAGAGATCATATTCATTCAAAGAAAGCCACGAGCCAAACACTGTAGATATTATCTGGCTAATAGTTCACTGTACCAGATAAACCATTCAGCTATAACAGACCAAATCAATCAAGGAATCGTCATGTGATCCTCTACAGGTCTGGTTCATGAACTGTACCTGGTCCGGTCTCACATGTGATGGGAAACTGCTGCAGAGAAGGTGCCGGTCCTGCTCCATAAAACCGGGTCTCATGAACCCACCAGTACGGTCTCTCCCCAAACAGAACCCTgccatgaaaacacaccaaTAAACTCACAATACAACTCTTTATGTGTTCACATCACATCTAAAAACAGCTGTTTACCATTTCAGGACCAGGTTGAGCCAGTCTCCGAGGACGGCCACCCAGATGAGCCGGAGCCCAGTGTCCCTCCGCAGGTGGAACCAGATggggaagaagcagaagtacgTGGTGTGCAGGTCGGCCACCGTGGACGCCAAGCTGAACAAACCCTCATAGCTGCTGTAAGCGGTCTGCAGATGGACCGCCAGCTCGACCCCCCAGCTGTGGAGAAGATCCATGATATCACAACCTCCTGCCTGAGGATGGTGCACTGAATCTGGGTCTCTCTGTTAGTCCAGACAGTCTCCTCTTGATCTGCCTCGGTGTGATCCCCCATCGGACTTTACTCAAGGCTAGCAAAATTTGTTTGCCTTTGGGACGGGTGCAGACGGGTTCCTTAACCTTTACACCCCTCGAGGCCCCCTTGTGCTATAATCCATCACCCTCTGACGGATCACAGATTTCTGGGAaaaccttttatttttaatctctGATCAATGAAAATGAAGCAGCTTCTGTTCTGATCTCAAGTTTGTGAAATCCAATTGATCTTGGCTCAAATTTAGTCCTCTGTGTCCCATATGGATAGTGCGTCATTTGTTACTTCCTATACTCCAAATGTGAGAACATTTGCTCATCTACTCGTCACGACGGAGCAGTGACTTGTAGACGACCTACAACCTATCCAATCATCTGTTTTATCCCTGACTATCTCCTCAGCTTCAATCATTTAATCATTGACCTCCTTATGTAACCTACAAATGGATCACTCCAATCAGAAAAACACAATTACATAACTGACAAATTGTTACTCAGTGGCTGCACGAATACAAGAAAGAAAGGCTGATATTAAAAGATATTTTTGCAGCTCAGTAAAATCTGCAAACTGGTTTGTTTGTGATTGATTTAATTATGAAATCCAGTCCACTTCCTCTCTGTGCTGCGTACAGTAGTTCAGCGACAAAGACAAAAATTGACGTTTTCCCGCTATCTTCTCAACATGTTTGTGTGACAAACCTCCCAAACTCTCCTGACTGCCGGTGTTTTATTACACATGTGCAAGGTCCAAAGATCAGCGTGAGCATGCGTTTCGGCGGTGGGTCCCTCTGGTATAAAACCAACCAGCTGTGTTACTGATAGCAACAGTTTTCTTGTCACACA
The genomic region above belongs to Sebastes fasciatus isolate fSebFas1 chromosome 20, fSebFas1.pri, whole genome shotgun sequence and contains:
- the g6pc1a.1 gene encoding glucose-6-phosphatase a, catalytic subunit, tandem duplicate 1, with the translated sequence MDLLHSWGVELAVHLQTAYSSYEGLFSLASTVADLHTTYFCFFPIWFHLRRDTGLRLIWVAVLGDWLNLVLKWVLFGERPYWWVHETRFYGAGPAPSLQQFPITCETGPGSPSGHAMGAAGVWYVMITALLAVATEKRCPLLLYKFLQVGLWLLMGLVELLVCMSRVYMAAHFPHQVVAGVITGVLVAEVVSKMTSIYNASMKRYFYTTLFLTSFAVGFYLILKAVGVDLLWTLEKAQKWCVKPEWVHLDSTPFASLLRNMGTLFGLGLGLHSPLYAETKTEKTSSSFKMGCIVVSLFLLQLLDGWTFSSENLMTFYFLSFGKSAVAPLIPTALVPWALCRICNGERGVKNL